In a single window of the Lates calcarifer isolate ASB-BC8 linkage group LG1, TLL_Latcal_v3, whole genome shotgun sequence genome:
- the lypd6 gene encoding ly6/PLAUR domain-containing protein 6, with protein sequence MEPWPAVAWVLLLTIIVDLLKSAHARDFTEKDIIFLHPSSTPFPGGFKCFTCEDAKDNFECNRWAPDMYCPREAKYCYTRHTIDVEGDSVSVTKRCVALEDCLSTGCTEMNHEGKKVCTACCEGNICNLPVPWNETDAIFTITSPLSSAVGLSQSHTVTFSLIITSLIVSSGV encoded by the exons ATGGAGCCCTGGCCTGCAGTGGCCTGGGTCCTACTGCTGACCATCATTGTGGATCTTCTGAAAAGCGCCCACGCCAGAGACTTCACTGAAAAAGATATCATATTCCTTCACCCCTCAA gtACTCCATTTCCTGGTGGATTCAAGTGTTTCACATGTGAAGATGCAAAAGACAATTTTGAGTGCAATCGTTGGGCACCAGACATGTACTGCCCACGTG AAGCCAAATACTGCTACACCCGCCACACAATAGATGTGGAGGGAGACAGTGTGTCAGTGACCAAACGTTGTGTGGCTCTGGAGGACTGTCTTTCCACAGGATGCACTGAAATGAATCATGAAGGAAAAAAG GTGTGCACAGCTTGTTGTGAGGGAAACATCTGTAACTTACCAGTACCATGGAACGAAACAGATGCCATCTTTACCATCACCTCACCTCTGAGCAGCGCTGTGGGACTGTCACAAAGCCACACAGTGACTTTTTCACTCATCATTACTTCCTTAATTGTTTCAAGTGGTGTTTGA